The DNA sequence GGCGCGCACGCCCGCGTTCCCGGGCGTGGACCGGCTGCCGCGACCCGGCGAAGCGGTGCTGTCGCCGGCGCTCGCCGACCTCCTGGCGTCGCCCGAAGGGGCGGAGCTGCGCCCGCGGTTCCCGCAGCGGGTGATCGGCGGCGTCGGCGACGCCGGGCTGACCGGCCCGAACGAGCTGTACTTCTACCTCGGGTCCGCCACCGCCGCGGCGCAGCCGAACGCCGTCGTGGTGAGCCGCACCGGCGGGACGCTCGCCGGCCACCGCGACCTGACCTCGCTGGAACTGCTGCTGGTCGTGCTGGGGGCGACGACCTGTCTCGTCCCGGTGTTCGTCTTCGTGGCCACGAGCACCCGGCTCGCCGCGGCGTCGCGGGACCGGCGGCTCGCGGCCCTGCGCCTGGTCGGCGCCGACCGCGGTCAGATCGGCCGGATCGCCGCCGGGGAGGCGGTGCTCGGCGCCGTCGCCGGGCTCGTGGTCGGCGGGGCCCTGTTCCTGCTCGTGCGCGCCCTCGTCCCGCTGATCACCGTGTCCGCGTTCCGCGGCGGCGTCTTCGGCGGTGACGTCGTGCCCGACTGGCGGCTCGGCCTCCCGGTCGTGGTGCTGCTGCCGGTGCTGGCGTGCGCGGTGGCCGTGTTCGCGCTGCGGCGGGTCGTCATCGAGCCGCTCGGCGTGGTGCGCCGCGGGACCCGGGCCCGGCGGGCGCTGTGGTGGCGTGCCCTGCCCGCGGTCGTCGGTGGCGTGCTTCTGGTGGCCCGCAGTGAAAGCGCGGCGACCGACGCCCGGGACTCGGCGGTGGTCGCCGGGGTGGTGCTGATCCTGATCGCCGTCCCGCTCGTGCTGCCGTGGCTGGTCGAGCGGATCACCGCCCGGCTGCGCGGTGGCTCGCCCGCCTGGCTGCTCGCCGTCCGCCGGCTGCAGCTGGACGGCGCGACGGCGGCGCGCCTGGTGAGCGGGATCGCCGTGGTGCTGGCCGGATCGATTGCCCTGCAAGGGGTTTACGCCCGCGCCGAGACCGACCGCCCTGACCCGGGGACCGTCCGGTTGGTGGGCAGCAACTTCGCGTCGAGCCTCCCCGACGTCCAGGCGTTCACCACCGCTCTCCGCGAGCTGCCCGGAGCGCGCGACGTGCCGGTGGAGACCCACGGCCGGTTGACGAACGCGGCCGGGGCGGAGATCCCGCTCATCCTCGGCAGCTGCGCCGAACTGCGGTCCGAAGGCGCGGCCGGGGACTGCCGCGACGGCGACGTCTTCGCCATCGGAGCCCCCTCCGCGGGCGAATACCACCCGGCGCCCGGCGACCGGACCTGGTTCGACGGCGCCCGGCGCGCGGACCCGGCGGTCGCACCACAGTGGACGGTCCCGGTGGACCGGTTCCGCGCGGTGGCAACGGAACGGCCGGCGGCGCTGCTCGTGACCCCGGGCGCGCTGGCCACGGCGACGAGCGTCGGGCTGGTCTCGAACGTGACGATCCCGGCGGCCGGACCGGACCTGGTGGAGCAGGTCCGCAACGCGGTCGGGGCGCTGGGCTGGAACGGGATCGTCTACTCGCTCGGCACGGGCGACGACGGCACCTACGCGCTGATCACCCGCGTGCTGTCGGTGGGGTCGATCCTGGTCCTGCTGTTCGCCGCGGGCAGCCTGATGATCGCCGCGTGGGAGCAGCTGCGGGAACGGCGCCGCAGCCTGGCCGCGCTGATGGCCAACGGCGTCGGGCGCGGCGTGCTGGCCCGGTCACTGCTGTGGCAGATGGCGATCCCGGTCGCGGTGGCGGTGGTCATCGCGGTGCTCGCCGGGCTCGTCCTGGACTGGCTGCTGCTGACGTTGGTGGTCCGCCGCCCGATGGTGGTCGACGTCCCGACGATCCTGGCCCTGACGGCGACAGCGGCGGTCGCCGTCCTGGGCGTCACGGCCGCGACGCTGCCGGCGCTGTGGCGGACGGCGAGCCTGGAGCACCTGCGGGAGGAATGACTGGTGAAAAGCCGGCGCGGCGGGGAGAGCCGTGAATCGGCGCCTTCACCCGCGGTCGAGAGCAACGCGGGTGAAGGCGCCCTTTTCACTGGCCTGATCCGAGGTCGGCAGCCCGGTGCGCGCAATACGCTAGAGCCGGCGGAGGGGTATCTGCCGGCCGTCCCGGAATGCCTCGGCGGTGACGTCGTCGCCTGGGCGGGCGAGTGCGATGCCGGCTGATCGCATAGCATCGGCCACTCGGGTGAACAGGGAAGCGGAATCCTCGTCGGTGAGATCGCCGGGGTCGACCGTCAGTGCCACGTAGACGACCCGGGCGCCGCGCCCGATTTCGCCAGTGGCGCCGACGTTCACCTTCTCTTCCAGTTGGGCCGCACGAACGGCTTCGCGCGCGTCGCGGCGTAGCTGCTCCGCGGTCAGGTAAGCCAGAACGATAGGCCTGCTGATGGCGCCCGAGACCATGTCGGCGATCCTGTTCGCGCTGACCCCGCGCTTGTGGTCGGAGTCGATCGCGCGGAACACCGCGCGGCGGGCGTCGAGAAACTCCCGGGTTGCGTCAGGGCTGGCCGGAAATGTCTGCGCTTCCATGTTTGCAGTATGCCGGTCAAAGTATTGGCCGGTCAAAGAGTTGGCCGACTTGGCTGAGCGGCCGCGGTCCGGGAAATGACTCCTCCATTCGGATGACTTTCTTCGAAAAGGGTTTCCGGCACGTCAAAATTGTGCGGTCAGGCGCACGGGCAGTTCGCGTACGCCCCAGGTGAAGTTCGACGCCGTGTAGCGGGGTTCGCCCACGATGTCCACGGCGGCCACGCGGTTCAGCAGTTCCTCGAGGAACACCGTCAGCTCCATGCGGGCGAGGCGTGCCCCCAGGCACTGGTGGCGGCCGCCGCCGAAGGCGAGGTGGCGGTTGGGGGTGCGGTCCACCCGGAAGCGGCCGGCGTCGCCGAACTCGGCGTCGTCGCGGTTGGCCGAGACGTTCCACAGGGTCACCCGGTCGCCCTCGGCGATGTCGACGCCGCCGATCGTGGTGGGCGCGGTCGCGGTGCGCAGCACGTGCACCCCCGGGGTGCTCCAGCGCAGGACCTCCTCGACCGCGCTCGGCAGCAGCGTGCGATCGGCGCGCAGCGCGGCCCACTGGTCCGGGTGCTCGATCAGGGCGAGCACGGCACCGGCCGCGGAGTAGCGGGTGGTCTCGTTGCCACCCGCGAGGACACCGTTGCAGTTGACCACGATCTCGGTGTCGGTCAGCGGCCGCTTCGTGCCGTCCGCTGTGGACCGCCGGTCGGCGGCGATGCGGCTGACAAAATCGTCGCCAGGATTGTCCCGGCGGTCGAGCACCAGTTCCGAGAAGTACAGGAAGATCTCCGCGTGCGCGGCGAGCCTGCTCTGCTCGTCCTCGCCCTCGAAGGCGTCGTTCATCGTGCCGCCGAGCCAGTCCCATTCCTCGCGCGGCACGCCCATCAGCGCGCACACCACGCGGGTCGGCAGCCGGCGCGCGGTCTCCACGACGTCCACCTCACCCGCGGCCAGGGCGTCGTCGAGCAGACCTCGCACGACGGTGCGCACCAGGTCCTCCGCGTGCGGGATCGCCGCGGGCGAGAACCCCTTGGCCAGCACCGTCTTCAGCTGCGCGTGGTCCGGCTGGTCGGAGACGATCAGCATCTGCCCGGTCACGGCGTCCACCGCGGTCCGGTTGGTGCCCAGCCGCATCCCGTGCCGGGAGCTGAACCCGGCCGCGTCGCGGTAGACCGACAGCACGTCGGCGTACCGGGTGACCACCCAGAAGCCCCCGTGCTCGTCGGGGTGCCGGCTCACCGGATCGTGCTCGCGCAGCCACGCGAAGTGCGGCCAGAACTCGGTGCCGGCGAAGCTCAGGTCGTCGGTCAGGTCCATCAGCACAGCAGGCTCCCCAGTGCGGGCACGGTTTCGTCGGCGAGGTCGGTCAGGAACGTGTGGCTCCCGGCGAAGGACCGCCGGGTGGTGCCGGCGGTGCTGTAGCCGGCCCAGCCGTCGAGCAGGTGCCCGGGCACCACGGCGTCCAGGTCGCCGGACCAGGCGTGGATCGGGCAGTCCACCTGGAACTTGTCGGCGAGCACGTGGGTGTCGGCGAGCTTGTCGTCCCGGCGCAGCACGTCGAGCAGGAACTCCTGGCTGTCCTCGTCGAGATCGCGGAGTTCGGGCGGGCCGGAGACGAACAGGTCGCGCAGGATCTGCTCGTCGATGACCAGGTGCTCGGCGGCCGACCGGTTGCCCGGGGGTTCGGTCGCGGCGAGCACCAGCGCGTCCGGGCCGGTCGCCCGCGCGAGCTCGTAGGCGAGCAGGCCGCCGAAGCTCTCGCCGACGATGACCAGCGGCGCACCCGCGCGGAGCTCGGCGAGGTCCGCGGCGACCGCGGCGACGGCGTCGGCGAAGGTCGCCGGATGTTCCTCGGCGAACCGGTTCTCCCGCCCGGGCAGCTGCACGCCGACGACCGAAACGGCCAGCCCGAGCCGGGCCTGCCAGCCGCGGAAACGGTTGCAGCCGGAGCCGCCGGGAGGTGCGCAGACCAGGGTCGGGCGGCCGGCGGGGGACGGGTGCCACGGCACCACCCAGCCGCTCACGCGGACACCTCCGCGAGCCGGTCCAGCTCCGCGGCCAGCGCGGCCGGGTTGGGGTTGCCCAGCAGCAACGGGATCGACGCCCGCAGCCCGGTCCGCTTGCGCAGCGCGGCGACCATCCGGGCGGCGAGCAGCGAGTGCCCGCCGAGCTCGAAGAAGTCGGCGGCCACGTCGGCCACCGGCTGGTCCAGCACCTCGGCGAAGACGGCGCAGACCTCGTGTTCGCGGGCGGTGGCCGGTGCCCGGCCGGCGGGCCGGGCCGCGTCGGCGGCCAGGGCGAGCGCCGCCCGGTCGACCTTGCCACGGTCGGTGTAGGGCAGCGTGGGCACGAAGTCCACTGTGGACGGGAGCAGGTGCTCGGGCAGGAACGTCCGGCAGTGCTCGCGCACGAGCAGGGCGCCGGTGACCGGGTCGTGGCCGTCGGCGAGCACCGCGGCGACGCCGAGGGTGCCGCCCGCGGTCCGCACGAACGCCGTGGCCGCGAGCACGGCCGGCAACTGCTCCACGACCCGCTCGAGTTCGCCGAGCTCGATCCGGAACCCGCGCACCTTGACCTGGGTGTCGAGCCGGCCGAGGAACTCGAGCTGCCCGTCCGGACGGGCGAGCACCTCGTCGCCGGTCCGGAACAGCCGCTCCCCGTCCACCGTGACGAACCGGCGCGCGGTGAGGTCCGGGTCGCCGCGGTAGCCCCTGGCGAGCGCGGTGCCGCCGAGGCACAGTTCACCGCTGGTGCCCGCCGGCACCGGCCGCAGGTCGGCGTCGAGCACCCGGGCCAGGTAACCGGGCAGCGGGCGCCCGATGGTCGTGACGTCGTCGCCGCGGGCGCTGTCGGCGCAGGTCGCAGCGATGGTGGCCTCGGTGGGGCCGTAGACGTTCAGCACCCGGTGCCGGGCCAGCAGCACCTCGAGCAGCCCGCGCGGGCAGCGTTCCCCGGCGACGACCACGACCTCGGCGCCGGCGAGCGCGTCGGCGCAGGAGGCCAGCAGCGAGGGGGTGAGGCTGGCGGTGCGCGGCGCGACCGCGGCGATCCGGCCGGCGAGGTCGACGTGCTCGCCGTCGTCGGTGAGGTCCAGGATCGCCGTGCCGACACCGTTCAGCAGGTGCAGCAGCACGCACCAGAGCCAGCCGTCGAACGCCGGCGAAAGCGGGTTGATCCCGAGGCCGCCCGGTCCGATGTGGAGGGTGCCCATGGCGCCCAGCACCGTTTCCAGGCCCGCGTAGGTGACCTCGACACCCTTCGGCCGCCCCGCGCTGCCCGAAGTGTGGATGAGGTAGGCGATCTCGCCCCCGGCCGCAGCGAACGGCCCGCCCCGGGCACTTTCCGGGTCGAGGACGGGCAGGTCGGCGGGCGCGCCCGGAGGCCGCCGGCCGAGGATCAGCGACACCCCGGCGTCGTCGAGCACCTCGGCGGTCCGGGCGGCCGGGTGCCGCTCGTCCAGCGGTGCCGCCGTCGCGCCGAGGCGCCACACGGCGAGCAGGCTCGCCACGGCCAGCCGGGACCGTCCGGTGGTCAGCGCGACCGTGGTGCCCGGCCCCGCTCCGGCGGCCGCCAGCGCCCCGGCGATCGCCGTCGTCCGCTCGGCCAGGCCGGCGAAGTCGAGCACGCCGTCCGGCGCGGAGCACGCCGTGGCGGTGGGCCGCTCGGCCGCCCACCGCTCGACAGCGGCCTCCAGCGACCCGATGCTCCTGCTTCGGGCGGCGTTCACCGGCAACGCGAGATCCGTCATCGTGCTGGAATCCATTCTTTCGGACGCGACAATGAAACCGACAAAGGCGTGGCCCGGCGCGGTCGTCGACGGGGGGATGATGCGGGAGGACCGGCCAAGGGCGACTGATCGTGGGAGAAGTTACGGTGAGATCGCGTCCGAAGCAATACCGCTCGAAGGTGTTCGACCCTCTTCGCCTAGTCGGACTGTACGCAGCGCAACTGCTCCGAATGCGCGGCCGACGTTGGTATGCGACCGTTCGTGGCAGGGTGGATAACCCGATTAGCGTAGGAGCCGACTGAGTCACCAATGATTTGACACTATTGCGAAAAGTGGCTACCAACATCTCATGCACCAGGGTTTGTGACTGCCTGTGACGGAGATTGGTCGGGGTGAATTTCGCCGGTCGCTTGTCCGGCGTCGATAGTGCGCAGACCGGCTGCACCGTGATACCCGTCACGTCCGGCCGTGGTGACTACGCCACTCGGTCCAATTCGGAGAGGCGCCACCGGGCCGCGACGACGGCCTTTGTGATCGCCGGTGCGTTCGTCCGGCCGGCTTTATCGGAACGGGGCAAAAAAGGGCGGTTAAGGCCCTGTCGGACGCGGCGCGGCGAGCCGTACGATGCGTCGTCGCCCGATCTGATCGAATGAGGAAACACCGGATGTCACAGACCATCGGCTGGAACAACTTCGTCGACACCCAGGCGCAGGCCGAGCGCCGCCGGCTCCGCCTGCTGGAAGAGAGCTTCGACCCGTTCAGCTTCCGGCAGCTCGAAAGCCTCGGGGTGCGGCCGGGGTGGCGGTGCCTGGAGATCGGCGCCGGGGCGGGCTCGGTGGCGGCCAGGATGGCCGAGCTGGCCGGCCCGGAGAACGTGGTCGCGACGGACCTCAGCCTCGCGTTCCTCGGCCCGCTCGCCGATCTCGGGGTGACCGTGCTGCACCACGACGTCACCACGGACGACGCGCCCGGGGAGTTCGACGTCATCCACACCCGGTTCGTGCTGGAGCACCTGCCCGAGCGCGAGGCCGTGATCGAGCGGTTGTCGTCGTGGCTCAAGCCCGGTGGGTGGCTGCTCATCGAAATCGGTGTCACGCTGCCCGAGCTGTCCTCGCACCCGGCGACCCGCCAGACCATGGCGGCGCTCGCGCGGGTCATGGCGGACCGGGTCGGCACCGCCCCGGAGTGGGGCCGCGCCCTGCCGGTCCCGCTCGAGGCGGCCGGCCTGCTCGACTGCGCCGCGGAGGGCGTGGTCCTGCCGGCGCGGGGCGGGCAGCCACTGGCGGGCTGGCTCAAGAACACGACGAAGCTGGTCGAGGAGCACGCGCTCGCCACCGGCCTGGTCACCCGGGAAGTGCTCGACGAGGCGTACGCGGTGTACGAGACGCCGTCCTTTGTGGACTACAGCTGGATGACCGTCGGGGCACGCGGCCGCCGGAGCTGAGCGCCGCCGCCCTCCGGTGCCGGGGGAGCGGCATTGCTTCTTCCGGCCGGCGCGATGATGGCACGGACAAAGCCGGCCTGGCTGACGACCTCCCGAGGGGGAGGAAGTCGGCCAGGCCGGCCTTGTTCGGCGGAGCGGGTCCGCTACGTCAATTGGTCACCTGGGGGGCGATCATCGACGCGGCGTCCACCGCGGTCGTGATCGCGCCCATCTGGAGCATCAGGTCGGGCACGCGCTGGAGGCGCCGGGCGTCCAGCTTGGCGACGAACGCGGGCAGGTTGAGCAGCTTCGCGGTGCCTTCGTCGATCTTGGCGTACTTGACCAGGATCGGCTCGATCTTGGACCGGTCGTTGGTCGTGTCGCTGGTGGCCTTCGCCATCGCACGCTGGAAGGCGGCGAGCGTCTTCGGGTTGGCCTGCACCCACTTCCTGGTCGAGGCGTAGCCCGACAGCGGGAAGTCCTGGGTGGCACCGGTGTTGACGTCGACCACGGGGATCGCGCCGGCGGTCTTGGCGGCCTGCGAGAGGAACGGTTCGGGCAGCAAGGCCGCGTCGACCTGACCCGCCGCCAGTGCCGCCGCGACGTTCGGGAACGGCATCTGGACCCAGGTCACCTTGTCGATGTTGACGCCGTGGTCCTTCATCTGGGACTTGGCCAGCAGGTCGCTCGCGGTGTTCTTGGCGGTCATCGCGATCCGCTTGCCCTCGAGGTCGTTGATCTTCTTCACCGGCGAGTTGGGCACGGTGACGATCGCGACGGACTTCGTGCTGATCGAGGTGGCGTCCGAGACGAACTGCAGGTCGGCCGCGCCGGTGCTCTTCGCGACGAAGAACGGCATGTAGCTCGAGATCGCGATGTCGGCCTCGCCGGAGATCGCCTTGGTCATGGCCGCCTGGCCACTCGCGGCCGTGACGGCTTCGACCTCGAGGCCCTCGGCCTTGAAGTAACCACCCTCCTGGGCGAGCCACAACGGGACGGTGTCGACGGTGGGCAGGATCGCGACCTTGATCTTGGTCTTCTCCAGGCTGCCGCCCCCGGTCGACGAGGCGTTCGAGCTGTCCGAGCCGAGCGCGCTGCAGCCGGTGAGGGCGGTGGCGGCCGCGACGACGAGGGCGAGCCCGAGCGTGGCACGGCGAGTGCGAACCCCGCCCCCGCTCATGGCGTTTCCAAGCAAGGCTTGCTCCTTGAAGAAAGTGACGGTTCGGGGACCGAATCCAATGGGAGTGCGTGACTCATTCTCGGGAGCCACGCGGGGCCACTGTAGAGGTCGTGACGGCTCACTCACAACGGGTAGGATCAATACTCGGGAGGATGACGCACGTCACTTTTTTGGCCACTGACCTAGACCCGCTGCTCCGTTTGCTGTAGTCGTTCACCCAGGGTGAGACCAAGATCGTGAATTTCGGATGTCCGGCCGTGCTCGCTGCGGCTCCGGCCACTTCGATCGGCCGGTTCCGCCGGGTGCGGGACGAGCGTCGACGCGGAGTCCGAAGTGGTCGCCCGGAGCGCCCCAGCCTCTTTGCCGCCCGAGCGCGAGAAACCCCGAGGGCCGGCCTGTCCACAGTGCAACGCCGGTCAGCGGCGGGGTAGCACGCCCAGGAGGGTTGCGGTCAGGGCCTGATTCAGGGAGTCCTTCAGTCCCAAGTGGAAGCGGGCCAGCTCGGGCTCGGCCTGGTAGGCCGCCCGCAGGCTGGGCGGGGGTGTGCTGTAGGCCGACAGCGCGCCGGCCATGACCATGGTCTGCAGGCTGAACAGCTCGGCGTTCTCGCCCAGCTCGGGCAGGTACCGCCGGATCAGGGCGGTCATGGTTGTCAGGTGGCCGAGGGACGCGCGCTTGTAGCGGGCGACGACCTCGACGGAGACGTTGTGTTCCAGGACGCTGCCCTGTGCGCCGAAGAGGTCGCACAGCACCACCCGCCCGGCGAGTGAGCTGCTGAGGATCTCGGCCACCGCGGTCGCTCGCTCGGCCATCGGCGGGTTCTCGCCGATGCCGGCGGCCAGCTCGCCCGCCAGTGCCGTCAGCCACTCCTGCAGGAAGCGGTCCAGCAGGTCCAGCAGTACCGCCTCGCGAGACTCGAAGTAGCGCAGCACGTTCGGCTTCGCCAGGCCGACCCGGCGGCTGAGCTCGTTCAAGGTCACCGCGGCCACGGGCATCTCGTCGAGCATCGCCGACGCCACGTCGAGGATCGCCCGCCGGCGGGCCTCCCGCTGCTCTTCGGTTCGCGCCCGCTGGAAAGTCACGAGTGTCAGCCTAACTTAGGTACCGCCGGTACGTTGACAACGTACCGGGGGTACTTTACCGTCGGAGGAGCAAGATACCTTCGGTACGTTATTTACCAGGAGCCTGACATGAGCGAGAAGTGGACGACGGCGAACATTCCCGGCCAGGGCGGGCGGGTGGCCGTGGTGACCGGGGCGAACACCGGACTGGGGTACGAGACCGCCAAGGCGCTCGCCGAGCGAGGGGCGTCCGTGGTGCTCGCCGTGCGCGACGTCGAGAGGGGTGCGCGGGCCGCGGCCCGCATGACCGGCGACGTGACCGTGCAGGCGCTGGACCTGACCTCGCTCGACTCCGTGCGGACCGCGGCGGCGGCGCTGCGGTCCCGGCTCGACCGGATCGACCTGCTGATCAACAACGCCGGCGTGATGTACACCCCGAAGCAGACCACCCGGGACGGCTTCGAGACGCAGTTCGGCACCAACCACCTCGGCCACTTCGCGCTCACCGGGCTGCTGCTGGACCTGATGCTGCCGGTGCCCGGCTCGCGCGTGGTGACGGTCAGCAGCACCGGCCACCGCATCCGGGCCGCGATCCACTTCGACGACCTGCAGTGGGAGCGGTCCTACAGCCGGGTCGCCGCCTACGGCCAGTCCAAGCTGGCCAATCTGATGTTCACGTACGAGCTGCAACGCCGGCTCGCGCCGCACGGCACCACCGTCGCGGTGGCCGCGCACCCCGGCATGTCCAGCACCGAACTGGCCCGCAACACCCCCGCGGCCCTCCGGCTTCCGCTCACCTGGCTCGCGCCGCTGATCACCCAGACACCGGCGATGGGCGCGCTGCCGACCCTGCGCGCCGCCACCGACCCCGCCGTGCTCGGCGGCCAGTACTACGGTCCCGGCGGACGCAACGAGATCATGGGGCACCCCCGGCTGGTCACCTCCAGCCCGGAGTCGTACGAGGTGGCCGTCCAGCAGCGGCTGTGGGCCGTCTCCGAAGACCTCACCGGGGTGAGGTTCCCCGCCGTCCAGGCCGGGTCTTCGGCCGGCGCGAAGTAGCCCGCGCCGCGCACTTCCCGTCCGCGCGCCTCAGTCCCGCAAGACCCGCAGGCACAGCCGGGTGAGGACGGCCCGGAGCTCGTCGTCCGGGAGCGCGTCGAGGCGGCGCGTGACCACGCCCAGGTCGCTGATCAGCGAGTAGGCCGCGATCTGGTCCGCCGTCGGTGCCGGGCCGAACAGCAGGTGCAGCGCGCGGTCGGCGAGCTCGTCGAGGGTGCGGCTGATGCCGGGGTGCCGCCGGACGATCGGGTCGGCGTGGCTCATCGGCGCCAGCGTGCGGTACCCCGTGACGACCTGGTCGGCCCAATGCACGGCGAAGGCTTCGCGACGCTCTCGGCGATCGGCGATCCGTTCGAGCGCGTCGAGGCCGGCGGCCAGTGCGGCGACCGTGGGTTCCAGCAGGGCCTCGAGGATCGTGATCTTGGTGCGGAAGTAGTAGTAGACGTTCGCTTTCGTGACACCCATGGTGTCGGCGATCTGCTGCAGCGACGTCGCGTCGAACCCGTGCCGCAGGAACAGTTTCCGGGCCGTGTCCAGCACCGCCTGCCTGGTTTTCTCGGCCTGCGCCGCCCGTACCGCCGCCACCTGGCCATCGTAGCGCCCACGGTGGACCGGGGGTGGTGCTACTCTGATTTCGTTAGCCGAATGGCTAACGAACTGAGGAGGACGTGATGGCGGGTTCGGTGCTGGTGACCGGCGGGACCGGCTACGTGGCGGGCTGGTGCATCGCCGAGCTGCTCGGCCGCGGTTACGACGTGCGGGCGACCGTGCGCGACGCGAGCCGGGGCGACCGGGTGCGGCGCGCGGTCGCGTCCGTTTCGGACCGGGCCGATCGGCTGGAGTTCGCCGTGGCGGACCTGACCCGGGACGACGGCTGGAAGGAAGCGCTCGACGGCTGTGACCACGTCCTGCACGTGGCTTCGCCGCTCGGCGCGGACGGCGCGGACGCGCGGGCGTTGCTGGTCCCGGCCCGCGACGGCACGCTGCGGGTGCTGCGCGCCGCCGCCGCGGCGGGGGTCCGGCGGGTGGTCATGACGTCGGCGGCGAACACGGCCAGCCCGTCGTCCTACACCGCCGACGGCGTCACCGACGAGACACTGTGGACGGACCTGGACGCGCCGAAGCTGCCCGCCTACCGGCGTTCGAAGACCGCGGCCGAGCTCGCGGCGTGGGAGTTCATGGCGTCCTGCGAGGGGCCGATGACGCTCGCGACCGTGCTGCCGGGCGCGGTGTTCGGGCCCGTGCTGTCCACCGGCACGCTGGGCTCGGTCCGGATCATCTCCCGGCTGCTGGCCGGCGCGATGCCCGGCACCCCGCGCATCGGCCTGGAGGTCGTCGACGTGCGGGACCTCGCCGACGTCCACGTCCGCGCCATGACCGCCCCCGCGGCGGCGGGGCAGCGGTTCCTCGCGACCGGCGAGTTCCTGTGGATGCACGACATCGCGCGCATCCTGCGCGACGGCCTGGGCGAGGACGGCCGCAAGGTCCCGACGCGCGAGCTGCCGGACGTCGCCGTGCGCGCGGCCGCGCTGTTCGACCGCTCGCTGCGGGAGATCATGCCCGGCCTCGGCCGCCGCAACCGCCACAGCACGGCGAAGGCGAAGTCGTTGCTGGACTGGAATCCGCGGCCGGCGGAGGACAGCGTCCTCGACTGCGCCCGCAGCCTCATCGAGCACGACGTCGTCGGGAAGTGACTGTTGTGGCTGTACAGCAACCGATCGAAGACATCCCGTTCGACACCCCGTTCGACGCCGCGTCGACGGCCGAACAGGTCGCCGCCGGGGTCGACCTCACCGGCAAGCTCGCCGTCGTCACGGGCGGGCACTCGGGCATCGGCCGGGAGACGACGCGCGTGTTGCGTGAGCGGGGTGCCCACGTCGTCGTTCCGGTGCGCGATCCCGCCAAGGCCGCGGGCATGCTCGACGGCTTCGACGGCGTCGAGATCGAGCGGCTCGACCTCGTCGACCCGGCGTCGGTGGACGCGTTCGCGCGGCGGTTCCTGGCTTCGGGTCGCGAGGTGGACATCCTGGTCACGAGCGCCGGGATCATGGGCGTGCCGTTGCCGCGCGACGCGCGTGGCCACGAGTCGCACTTCGCGACCAACCACCTCGGGCACTTCCGGCTCACCGCCCGGCTGGCCCCGGCGCTGGCCCGCGACGCCCGGGTGCTGTCGGTCTCCGCGGCCGCGCACCGGCTGTCGCCGGTCGTGTTCGACGACCTGGCCTTCGAGCACCGCGAGTACCACCCGATGCTCGGCTACGGCCAGTCGAAGACGGCGAACATCCTGTTCGCGCTCGAGCTGGACCGCCGTGGGGTGCGGGCATTCCCGGTCCACCCGGGATCCATTGTGGACACCAAGCTGAGCGGCCGGGCCACCCCGGAGACGTTGCGGGCGATGAAGCTGATCGACGACGACGGCAAGCCGGTCATCGACCCGTACGCGGGCAAGAAGACGGTCCGGCAGGGCGCGTCGACCAGCGTGTGGTGCGCGGTCAGCCCGCGGCCGGCCGGCCGCGGCGGGGTGTACTGCCTGGACAACAACATCGCGCCGGTGGCCGAGGAACGTGCCCACGACGCGAACCGCCACGGGACGAGCGAAGTCCCGCCGGCGGGCGTCTCCCCGCACGCGATCGACCCGGCCGCGGCCGCGCGGCTGTGGTCGGTGAGCGAGGAGCTGACGGGCGTCGGATTCCCGGCGCGCTGAGGGCTCGTTTCACGGCGTCGCCGGCGGGGAGCGATGCCCGCAAGCGGTCATGCCCGCATGCCTCCACCCGGCAAGCGGCAGTTCAGCGTCTACCTGCCGAACG is a window from the Amycolatopsis sp. NBC_00355 genome containing:
- a CDS encoding cytochrome P450, producing MDLTDDLSFAGTEFWPHFAWLREHDPVSRHPDEHGGFWVVTRYADVLSVYRDAAGFSSRHGMRLGTNRTAVDAVTGQMLIVSDQPDHAQLKTVLAKGFSPAAIPHAEDLVRTVVRGLLDDALAAGEVDVVETARRLPTRVVCALMGVPREEWDWLGGTMNDAFEGEDEQSRLAAHAEIFLYFSELVLDRRDNPGDDFVSRIAADRRSTADGTKRPLTDTEIVVNCNGVLAGGNETTRYSAAGAVLALIEHPDQWAALRADRTLLPSAVEEVLRWSTPGVHVLRTATAPTTIGGVDIAEGDRVTLWNVSANRDDAEFGDAGRFRVDRTPNRHLAFGGGRHQCLGARLARMELTVFLEELLNRVAAVDIVGEPRYTASNFTWGVRELPVRLTAQF
- a CDS encoding thioesterase II family protein encodes the protein MSGWVVPWHPSPAGRPTLVCAPPGGSGCNRFRGWQARLGLAVSVVGVQLPGRENRFAEEHPATFADAVAAVAADLAELRAGAPLVIVGESFGGLLAYELARATGPDALVLAATEPPGNRSAAEHLVIDEQILRDLFVSGPPELRDLDEDSQEFLLDVLRRDDKLADTHVLADKFQVDCPIHAWSGDLDAVVPGHLLDGWAGYSTAGTTRRSFAGSHTFLTDLADETVPALGSLLC
- a CDS encoding non-ribosomal peptide synthetase; this translates as MDSSTMTDLALPVNAARSRSIGSLEAAVERWAAERPTATACSAPDGVLDFAGLAERTTAIAGALAAAGAGPGTTVALTTGRSRLAVASLLAVWRLGATAAPLDERHPAARTAEVLDDAGVSLILGRRPPGAPADLPVLDPESARGGPFAAAGGEIAYLIHTSGSAGRPKGVEVTYAGLETVLGAMGTLHIGPGGLGINPLSPAFDGWLWCVLLHLLNGVGTAILDLTDDGEHVDLAGRIAAVAPRTASLTPSLLASCADALAGAEVVVVAGERCPRGLLEVLLARHRVLNVYGPTEATIAATCADSARGDDVTTIGRPLPGYLARVLDADLRPVPAGTSGELCLGGTALARGYRGDPDLTARRFVTVDGERLFRTGDEVLARPDGQLEFLGRLDTQVKVRGFRIELGELERVVEQLPAVLAATAFVRTAGGTLGVAAVLADGHDPVTGALLVREHCRTFLPEHLLPSTVDFVPTLPYTDRGKVDRAALALAADAARPAGRAPATAREHEVCAVFAEVLDQPVADVAADFFELGGHSLLAARMVAALRKRTGLRASIPLLLGNPNPAALAAELDRLAEVSA
- a CDS encoding class I SAM-dependent methyltransferase, producing MSQTIGWNNFVDTQAQAERRRLRLLEESFDPFSFRQLESLGVRPGWRCLEIGAGAGSVAARMAELAGPENVVATDLSLAFLGPLADLGVTVLHHDVTTDDAPGEFDVIHTRFVLEHLPEREAVIERLSSWLKPGGWLLIEIGVTLPELSSHPATRQTMAALARVMADRVGTAPEWGRALPVPLEAAGLLDCAAEGVVLPARGGQPLAGWLKNTTKLVEEHALATGLVTREVLDEAYAVYETPSFVDYSWMTVGARGRRS
- a CDS encoding ABC transporter substrate-binding protein; amino-acid sequence: MSGGGVRTRRATLGLALVVAAATALTGCSALGSDSSNASSTGGGSLEKTKIKVAILPTVDTVPLWLAQEGGYFKAEGLEVEAVTAASGQAAMTKAISGEADIAISSYMPFFVAKSTGAADLQFVSDATSISTKSVAIVTVPNSPVKKINDLEGKRIAMTAKNTASDLLAKSQMKDHGVNIDKVTWVQMPFPNVAAALAAGQVDAALLPEPFLSQAAKTAGAIPVVDVNTGATQDFPLSGYASTRKWVQANPKTLAAFQRAMAKATSDTTNDRSKIEPILVKYAKIDEGTAKLLNLPAFVAKLDARRLQRVPDLMLQMGAITTAVDAASMIAPQVTN
- a CDS encoding TetR/AcrR family transcriptional regulator — translated: MTFQRARTEEQREARRRAILDVASAMLDEMPVAAVTLNELSRRVGLAKPNVLRYFESREAVLLDLLDRFLQEWLTALAGELAAGIGENPPMAERATAVAEILSSSLAGRVVLCDLFGAQGSVLEHNVSVEVVARYKRASLGHLTTMTALIRRYLPELGENAELFSLQTMVMAGALSAYSTPPPSLRAAYQAEPELARFHLGLKDSLNQALTATLLGVLPRR